A portion of the Naumovozyma castellii chromosome 2, complete genome genome contains these proteins:
- the NCAS0B01540 gene encoding uncharacterized protein, whose translation MAFEGTLHQYYPPHVAFEFAPTKKKNAFIMIGGMTDGIATVPYCTKLPEVVGPLGYSVFSIQMTSSFKGFGISSLDQDIHEIKALIKYLRSEQGGAREKIIIMGHSTGAQDVIHFLLHYSDLVDGAILQGSCSDRESFDPSVDPKVFQKMNEDAWELVQNGKKDQLLSSEYSKHIIDTPITAYRWCSLMIKGGDDDYFSSDLSDETFKTTFGKISKPFLIAYSGADEFVPKTIDKQKLLQRWECVSNAKYWSKNSGLVEGASHFVEKPKPQQILFKKIQSFIREFSL comes from the coding sequence ATGGCTTTTGAAGGTACTTTACATCAATATTATCCACCACATGTGGCATTTGAATTTGCTCCTactaagaagaagaatgcGTTCATCATGATCGGTGGAATGACGGATGGTATAGCTACAGTTCCATACTGTACTAAGTTGCCCGAGGTGGTAGGGCCCCTGGGTTATTCCGTATTCTCCATTCAAATGACAAGTAGTTTCAAGGGGTTCGGTATTTCTTCTCTGGATCAAGATATTCATGAGATTAAGGCCTTAATCAAATACTTGAGATCTGAACAAGGTGGTGCTAGAGagaaaataattattatgGGACATTCTACGGGGGCTCAAGATGTGATTCATTTCCTTTTACATTATTCCGATTTGGTAGATGGAGCCATATTGCAAGGTTCTTGTTCTGATAGAGAATCATTCGATCCCTCTGTGGACCCTAAGGtatttcaaaagatgaATGAGGATGCATGGGAGTTGGTGCAGAATGGGAAGAAGGATCAATTGCTGAGCTCGGAATATTCAAAGCATATCATTGATACTCCAATAACTGCCTACAGATGGTGCTCTTTGATGATAAAGGGTGGTGACGATGATTACTTTTCCAGTGATTTATCTGATGAAACATTCAAGACTACTTTTGGTAAGATTAGTAAACCTTTCTTGATTGCTTATTCTGGTGCAGATGAATTTGTTCCAAAGACCATTGACAAGCAAAAATTATTGCAAAGATGGGAATGTGTAAGTAATGCCAAATACTGGTCTAAAAATTCTGGATTGGTAGAGGGCGCCTCTCATTTCGTAGAAAAGCCAAAACCACAACAGATtctattcaagaaaattcaGAGTTTTATTAGAGAATTCTCCTTATAG